The proteins below come from a single Amphiura filiformis chromosome 15, Afil_fr2py, whole genome shotgun sequence genomic window:
- the LOC140170683 gene encoding E3 ubiquitin-protein ligase NEURL1B-like: MKFHNTCHGKHITLSEEATVATRIARFHHGIVFGDHPVAPGERVTFEIRSTTPEYAGALRFGFTNHNPDTIDPQSLPQYVIPDLTKKQGYWASAVNDQRLIKEGVTFSYFYTAENIVKYSIDHVDGQVASDNKLESSVNAREPMWPLIDVYGTTTSVKFVAAPVAAIQCRGVRGNGEFTPSQISLASNWTESDVQEWLKKNKMDDLCDLMESYDGEHLEEMYNQYCEDRRNFEKDMKSDYQMNSRVYLKFTVALGKLFKE, translated from the exons ATGAAGTTCCACAACACATGCCATGGAAAACATATAACCCTCTCGGAAGAGGCGACAGTCGCTACGAGAATAGCCAGATTTCACCATGGAATCGTGTTTGGGGACCATCCGGTAGCACCCGGGGAAAGAGTCACTTTCGAAATCAGATCTACGACACCGGAATATGCAGGCGCTTTACGTTTTGGTTTCACCAATCACAATCCAGATACTATCGATCCACAGTCATTGCCACAGTATGTAATTCCAGATCTCACCAAAAAACAAGGTTACTGGGCTTCTGCTGTAAATGATCAAAGACTAATCAAAGAAGGAGTAACCTTTTCTTACTTCTACACTGCCGAAAATATCGTCAAATAttccattgatcatgttgatggccAAGTTGCGAGTGATAACAAGTTAGAATCATCGGTAAATGCTCGTGAGCCAATGTGGCCCCTTATTGACGTGTATGGAACTACTACTTCAGTAAAGTTTGTGGCAG CTCCAGTGGCCGCGATACAGTGCAGAGGTGTCCGAGGTAATGGCGAGTTTACTCCATCACAAATATCACTTGCTTCCAACTGGACTGAATCAGATGTCCAAGAATggctgaagaaaaacaaaatggatgATCTATGTGACCTCATGGAATCATATGATGGCGAGCATCTGGAAGAGATGTATAACCAATATTGCGAAGACCGGAGAAATTTTGAGAAAGACATGAAATCTGACTATCAGATGAATTCCAGAGTTTACCTTAAATTTACGGTTGCCCTTGGAAAGTTGTTCAAGGAATGA
- the LOC140171073 gene encoding uncharacterized protein, whose protein sequence is MVFLRTSVGFMFGILHNSIRKYNSNREIYRKARVIDDLTDYLKCKDDMIKLQCCKRTSPRKNRALLLEPCGICRSLSQSGSPTYKPLEKLLKSGNKDLQDASSYALWQIKGTSHENIPIRQHPAQYSTPLYEASIKQPKQLRSKSAQIMISYQWDSKPTATKLRDSLVNSGYRVWMDDTHMSGDILAAMAEAVEKSHVVLICMSEAYKNSQNCRSEAEYVYKLKKSVIPLLIEAGYQPDGWLGLLQGTKLYYNFYSDRLMKTELPRLLTAIKDETEGPKVAATQHRGVRSHSGAAAPPTSKSSASNWTESDVQEWLKKNKLDDLCDLMESYDGEHLKEMYNQYCEDRRNFEKDMKSDYQINSRVYLKFTVALL, encoded by the exons ATGGTGTTCCTACGAACTTCAGTCGGATTTATGTTTGGCATTCTACATAATTCCATTCGCAAATATAACAGCAACCGTGAAATTTATCGCAAGGCACGCGTAATTGACGATCTGACAGACTATCTGAAGTGCAAAGACGATATGATAAAATTACAATGCTGCAAGAGGACTTCTCCGAGGAAGAACAGAGCGTTGCTGCTAGAGCCCTGTGGAATTTGTCGTTCGTTGAGTCAATCAGGAAGTCCGACATATAAAC CACTCGAGAAATTGCTCAAATCAGGTAACAAAGACCTTCAGGATGCGAGTTCATATGCTCTCTGGCAAATCAAAGGAACCAGTCATGAAAACATCCCAATTAGGCAACATCCCGCACAATACTCTACGCCGTTGTACGAAGCATCAATCAAACAGCCAAAGCAGTTGAGATCCAAGTCGGCGCAAATAATGATCAGCTATCAATGGGACTCCAAGCCAACTGCTACCAAGTTGAGAGATAGTTTAGTGAACAGCGGGTATAGGGTGTGGATGGATGATACTCATATGA GTGGTGACATACTTGCTGCAATGGCTGAGGCGGTAGAGAAGTCGCATGTTGTTCTCATTTGCATGTCCGAGGCGTACAAAAACAGTCAAAACTGCAGGTCAG AGGCAGAATATGTATATAAATTGAAGAAGTCAGTTATTCCGCTCCTGATTGAGGCTGGTTATCAACCGGATGGTTGGTTAGGACTTCTGCAAGGAACAAAACTCTACTACAACTTCTATTCCGACAGGCTGATGAAAACTGAATTGCCGAGGCTCTTGACTGCCATCAAAGATGAAACTGAAG GTCCAAAAGTGGCCGCGACGCAACACAGGGGTGTCCGTAGTCATAGCGGAGCTGCTGCACCACCAACATCCAAATCATCTGCTTCCAACTGGACTGAATCAGATGTCCAAGAATGGCTGAAGAAAAACAAACTGGATGACCTATGCGATCTCATGGAATCATATGATGGCGAACATCTCAAAGAGATGTATAACCAATATTGCGAAGACCGTAGAAATTTTGAGAAAGACATGAAATCTGATTATCAGATTAATTCCCGGGTATACCTTAAATTTACAGTTGCacttttgtaa